Genomic DNA from Lepeophtheirus salmonis chromosome 9, UVic_Lsal_1.4, whole genome shotgun sequence:
AAAttcagaatatattatatatgactTGTCCACGCATAAGtaaactagaatgatttttctcaaaattgagtacagactacatttgtattttcgACGAATAGTTgtcaattttataacaatagaTTATTTAAAGTAGACCAAATCGATCGTCAcaatataagaatgaaaaagtaatctatttttttttgtattgtattaggcgcaatataagtctcttaaatcaaataaaggatataaagtataaataaaatactgagTACCTTTAcgcatcccacaaatttgaactCAAAGCCTATAATTTAAACCAACTATTTCAATGAAAGATTGGGCTGTTAgtaaatatgaagtaaagaaatcaattgggattttctccttttcttgatctttgttcatgattatttttatattgacgcaaaTATCCTTGCAATTTTTGATTTGACAGCGATGCttcaaaaaagtcataattttggcatatttaagattttgttttgcaaaaatttgtTGGGATATGTTTTTcacttaattacattttatagagAGAATTGGATGGTCATTGTGGTTATGGATACTCTGTTCGACTCTTTCCATCGGGTATAGTCATTATTACTTCAGGTGGTGATATGGTGCTCAATATCTGGTCTGCTGAAACGGGAAAATCACATAGAACCTTAAAAGGCCATAAAGCTGGAGTTAATGATACAGCCATTGTTGGTATTGGCAAAAATGTCGTATCAGTGTCCAAGTAATgctaatgacttttttatatattaaattaagccTTACATCCTAAATTAGCTATATTGTTTTTGACattgaaaaacttatttatatgtttatgtagagctaataattatttttcttttatattttaatgattttcattgatttatttatatgtataagcgATTCAACCATTCGCCTATGGAATTGCGGAAGTGGCTTGTGCTTGGatgtaatatcaaaaattgatgaTGTTCCAATTATTTGTGAAATTAACgattatatattcaattgcAATAGCCATAATTTAAAAGGTGgatcaaaatgaattattttatttaaatgttttttcttatcaatattCCCACAGAACGTAAAGAAGGTGAACATGATACCGAAAATAAGTTATTGGTTGTTGGATGTGAGAAAGGGCTGATTGTAGGCATTAACATATTTGATAGAGCTATTgtgttccaaaataaaatagattctGGAATCaaggatataaaatttaatggagAAAATGGAATATTAGTTGGATGTGAAAATGGTTCTTTGCACAAATACTCTTTGAATTCTCTGGTAAATCATTTTTGGATTGCCTTGTGAACATAATAggttcataattattaaaatcagagACTGAACGATGCATTAGGCGTTTATATATATGAGcattaagtttattatttaaaaaaaaaaattgaacaatgctcttataaaaaacaatgtgtaataattaatatctgtTATATCGGCTTGACTCTATAGCCAACGAGTCAAaacataattagtttttttatgtgaactttttttttaaagaatggtGATATGTCTCTACAACTAGAACGAGTGTGGTTGGATTCCGAGAGCTCAATAGAAAGTCTACTTGTAGTAAGTGATGGAGTTTTTGTCGGAAGAAGAGATGGAAGCTGCATATGGTATTCCGAAAATCATGATGTGGGTATTAAACGAATTTCCCTTGTTGGAGCTGATGCAGATCCCATTTATTCATTGGCCAAGGATGATCAATACATTTATACCGGTGCTCGAGatggaaaaattagaaaatatcttttaagTCATATATTTAAGTCTTaatctgtcttttttttctatttctgatATAAATTCTGTCATTAATGGAACGGGGAGGATTCTATTCATTCATGTCTTGCATAAGTTCCAAGctgtaattatttatgaaaataatcgGAAGTGTTGGTTTCTGTAGCTATGATAATGATGCAAAAATTACTTCTAAGTAGTATACAtctattttagaaataacaatataaagtCGTGCAGAAtgccaaaattttttttttaaatgtcacgTTTTAATTGGTGAAAAGAATTATCTGTCTTATTCAAATTCATTTgtgatatttatgtatgtgcctggaataaaaaatatatttacaataaacttatttttttattaaggtgtTTTGctttaattgtaatataaggTCCTCAGACACACCTTTTCGGCTATAATACTATGTAACTAAGATTCCCATTTATGTGCTCCTAGGCAAACTAGTATTTGTCATTAAATGCATATGCTTCatcattatacataaattcaatttttgaaataatattcagTGAGTCTTCATCATCGTCTTCTTTcgcattaagaaattaaaatgatacaaTAGATTTTGGATGCAATCAATTGTATCaactttatgtttttttactatatgcttacattttaaaagtggaagcttaaattataacttatctATAACAATGCTTAAGTTTACAATAGGTTCCTTGAGCTCATtataacaaatgaataaaaaagaaaaaaagtatagtaATGGGAATTCCGGCTCTTTTGGTTCCCAAATTGCtctacagatttttttattactttaagagatatattaaaattatagaggCATCTGCTGGGGGTGGTCTGGAGGGACTGGATCCCTCTCCCTAAATatccaaatttgcaaaaaatttaatttttccaaataaattccaaaaaatttaattttctgtgattttctatggatttttgaaatttttttctaaaaaatttaatatttgattttttttttcaaaattaataatatttacaattaaatttttgaaaatttgttgcaaacaatttcattttttgcaaacagctctgaatttttgaaaattccaaaaagatttaatgtttgacatttatttttgcaaaaaaatttacttttgaaattctgataaaaaaattttaatttttggattttttttccaaaaaaattccaataccaattatttatataatcctgtggacacctCCGCCGACGGATTTTATTTCACAAAGATTAAtagctgcataatttgccaaaatgaccttttttcagAATATAACtccttacaataaaaatttatctcctagttttgcttcaaattttgtcattttttttttttttttaatatctaaagcaaaaaatcctttctTTTGGATgtggctacatcccctccagcacTCCCACCTGCGGACAATCTCTGCAGGTTCCCGTCGTTCACTTCAAAGAACCATACGTTCGCGAACGACACATCAGTAATACAGTGGCAAAAGTAGTTTCCTAATGATTTCCTATTTAGTCCTACTCTATTTCTGTGGAACTTCTGTATCAATTCCCCCTCTCCGTTAAACCTCATCACTTCTGTATTTGGGCTCACTTTTACAAAGATTTGTGGCCCCAAAGGAAGAAGTTGTAAGGTGTTAAATCACAAGATCTCGCAAGCGGGAGCAACAGTTACGGTGAATGGATTGTGCTATCACgagatgataaataattttatatatacggAATTGGATGATATTGATCTGGACGATGTTTACTTTCAACAAGAATGCGCTACATGCCAAACAAGCAACGAAACCATCGTTCTTTTACGGGAAAAGTTTCCGGACCGTGTTACCTCTCGAAGAGGTGATCGCAATTGGCCACCGAGATCTTGTGATTTAACACTTTGGGACTTCTTCCTTTGGGATCACGTAAAGGATAAGGTCTACACCAACAGTCCAACGTCGATTTAAGACCTCAAAGATGGAAGTTCTGGAGGGCATACAACAGCTACTTTGCGATTAGGTGATATAaggtttataaaaaagatacagTCCTGTAAGCGTAGCTGTGGCGGCCATTTggctgatattgttttccattgtTAATGGCATACCTTtctctttacattgaaataaatatccagtcatttatctcaaaaaatgctatttttctttgaatatcaaaataacacctAATTATTAACAACAAGGGGTATTGGATTCGTATTAAAAATCTCACTGaacttggttttttttactataacatcAATTTGTGATGGACATACTACGAATAGAAAGTTCGTAGAAGAGCTTAGATGCAATAAGGAAATTAGCtttgttattaacaaatttgccaaaaatactcccctttataaaatatttcctatttttgaCACAATTCAGTTATTCAAGTCAATTTACACTAACTTTCTTAATAGAAAGGAATTAAAATGCCCAGATTTTGATGAAAAACAGTTCGTGCTAGTTTGAatcatattattgaattatacaaGGAATAAATGTCATATTAATTTCGTTATGTTCATCAACTCTATCATACAATAATTAATCCAAAACCAATCGAAAGATGTAACGAGAATTTAGTTGTCATGTTTTTCAGAGAaatcaacagatgctagattaCGCTATTACTGTGGATAAGAAGAAAACACCATATGGATTTATACTGCAAATTTTATTAGCATAATACATTCCttcttcaatataattaatgtaaaatctTGCTATGGATCACGGAGTACTCGTGATAATTCAAGAAAAGCCGTATATAGGAATGACCTAAGTCAATgacaatttttcaaagttttatgaatatttagtcACTTTTCACTATGGCATTATCATAATAGTcaatttgttgatatattattagaacactaaatgttttttgttttttttttcattcttcagaatggaatcaatatgaaaaaaatgaaaagctcAAAAAGGTGATTGGAACAGCATTGCTTCACATCGTTAAAGGACTGattaactt
This window encodes:
- the LOC121124272 gene encoding proteasomal ATPase-associated factor 1 — its product is MVEESMPSVQELKGVMYLDPSWFDIINIPDEKNKGLPIKSWISFKPFCQKGYHGFMSHLGKKYPPESTNTDEFQVQSYGPHHLTVTFNNTNEMRFVGTKDVFASIHHSNVTHMDISKGGIGVSLGKEGKKSVFRIWECSTGIIRRELDGHCGYGYSVRLFPSGIVIITSGGDMVLNIWSAETGKSHRTLKGHKAGVNDTAIVGIGKNVVSVSNDSTIRLWNCGSGLCLDVISKIDDVPIICEINDYIFNCNSHNLKERKEGEHDTENKLLVVGCEKGLIVGINIFDRAIVFQNKIDSGIKDIKFNGENGILVGCENGSLHKYSLNSLNGDMSLQLERVWLDSESSIESLLVVSDGVFVGRRDGSCIWYSENHDVGIKRISLVGADADPIYSLAKDDQYIYTGARDGKIRKYLLSHIFKS